The following proteins come from a genomic window of Diceros bicornis minor isolate mBicDic1 chromosome 4, mDicBic1.mat.cur, whole genome shotgun sequence:
- the SFT2D2 gene encoding vesicle transport protein SFT2B, whose translation MDKLKKVLSGQDTEDRGGLSEVVEASSLSWDTRIKGFIACFAIGILCSLLGTFLLWVPRKGLYLFAVFYTFGNIASIGSTVFLMGPMKQLKRMFEPTRLIATIMVLLCFALTLCSAFWWHKKGLALIFCILQSLALTWYSLSFIPFARDAVKKCFAVCLA comes from the exons ATGGACAAGCTGAAGAAGGTGCTGAGCGGGCAGGACACCGAGGACCGCGGCGGCCTGTCCGAG gttGTTGAGGCATCTTCGTTAAGCTGGGATACCAGAATAAAAGGCTTCATTGCCTGTTTTGCTATAGGAATTCTCTGCTCGCTGCTG GGTACTTTTCTGCTCTGGGTGCCGAGGAAGGGACTATACCTCTTCGCAGTGTTCTATACTTTTGGTAACATCGCATCAATTGGGAG CACTGTCTTCCTCATGGGACCGATGAAACAGCTGAAGCGAATGTTTGAGCCGACGCGTTTGATTGCAACTATCATGGTGCTG tTGTGTTTTGCACTTACCCTGTGTTCTGCCTTTTGG TGGCATAAAAAGGGACTTGCTCTCATCTTCTGCATTTTGCAGTCTTTGGCCCTGACGTG gTATAGCCTTTCCTTCATACCATTTGCAAG GGACGCTGTGAAGAAGTGTTTTGCTGTGTGTCTTGCATAA